In one window of Chitinophagales bacterium DNA:
- a CDS encoding aldo/keto reductase, with amino-acid sequence MEYRRMGRTGLQLSVLSYGSWVTFHKQIDDSIADELMGVAYDSGINFFDNAEVYALGESEKMMGRVLKKKGWDRTSYTVSSKAFFGWRGKNNKPNQTGLSRKHLTEACHEALQRLQTDYLDLYFCHRPDKNTPIEEVVLTMNTLIQQGKILYWGTSEWSGVEIMEAHRVAADYRLIGPSVEQPEYNLFNRHKLENDYLQVFKNVGLGTTIWSPLASGLLTGKYNNGIPEDARLSIPGFEWLKDRTFVEEKLNKVRAYQQLADELGCSMAALSIAWCVKNPNVTTAILGATKRHQLEENLKALNVLPLLTEEIMTKIDSIFGTKPVLPEY; translated from the coding sequence ATGGAATATAGAAGAATGGGCAGAACGGGCCTGCAATTGAGCGTACTCAGCTATGGTAGCTGGGTTACTTTTCACAAGCAGATTGATGACAGCATAGCCGATGAATTAATGGGTGTGGCTTATGACAGCGGTATTAATTTCTTCGACAATGCAGAAGTATACGCATTGGGTGAAAGTGAGAAAATGATGGGGCGTGTGTTGAAGAAGAAAGGATGGGACCGTACATCCTATACAGTTTCTTCCAAAGCCTTCTTTGGTTGGCGAGGTAAGAACAATAAGCCCAACCAGACCGGCTTAAGCCGTAAACATCTCACAGAAGCCTGTCATGAAGCTTTGCAGCGTTTGCAAACAGATTACCTGGATTTGTATTTCTGTCACAGACCTGATAAAAACACGCCGATTGAAGAAGTGGTGTTAACTATGAATACCTTGATTCAGCAGGGTAAGATTTTGTATTGGGGTACGAGTGAGTGGAGTGGTGTGGAAATCATGGAAGCACATCGCGTAGCGGCTGATTATAGATTAATTGGCCCGTCTGTAGAACAACCCGAATACAACTTGTTTAACAGGCATAAACTGGAGAATGATTACCTGCAGGTGTTTAAGAATGTGGGTTTAGGCACTACTATTTGGAGCCCGCTGGCCAGTGGCTTACTTACCGGTAAATACAATAACGGCATTCCTGAAGATGCACGCTTATCGATTCCTGGTTTTGAATGGCTGAAGGATAGAACATTTGTAGAGGAGAAGCTGAATAAGGTTCGCGCATACCAACAGTTGGCAGATGAACTGGGTTGCAGTATGGCTGCCCTTAGCATTGCTTGGTGTGTGAAGAATCCCAATGTAACAACAGCAATTTTGGGTGCTACCAAACGTCACCAGTTGGAAGAGAACCTGAAGGCATTAAATGTATTGCCTTTGCTGACTGAAGAGATTATGACCAAGATTGATAGCATTTTCGGTACAAAGCCGGTTTTGCCTGAGTATTAA
- a CDS encoding 30S ribosomal protein THX: MGRGDKKTAKGKRFKGSFGKSRPAKTKKATKKAEKAA, from the coding sequence ATGGGCAGAGGCGATAAAAAGACTGCAAAAGGAAAAAGATTCAAAGGTTCTTTCGGTAAAAGCAGACCTGCTAAAACCAAAAAAGCAACCAAGAAAGCAGAAAAAGCTGCTTAA
- a CDS encoding HU family DNA-binding protein — protein MNKAELIAQIADDAGITKTQANAALDSFVDAVTKTLKKGDKVTLVGFGTFSVSKRAARTGRNPQTGETIKIKAKKVARFKAGKELSAKL, from the coding sequence ATGAACAAAGCTGAATTGATCGCCCAGATCGCTGACGATGCAGGCATCACCAAGACACAGGCTAACGCCGCTCTGGATTCTTTTGTTGATGCAGTAACCAAGACCCTGAAGAAAGGTGACAAAGTAACCCTGGTTGGTTTCGGTACTTTCTCAGTTTCTAAGCGTGCTGCCCGTACAGGCCGCAATCCTCAGACTGGTGAAACTATCAAGATCAAGGCTAAGAAGGTTGCTCGCTTCAAGGCTGGTAAAGAATTAAGCGCCAAGCTCTAA
- a CDS encoding DUF4286 family protein: protein MFIYNVTIMVKWSIHDGWVKWMQEKHIPDVMATGCFEKFQFVRLLDTDETEGPTYATQYYAASKADYNRYIAQHAQVLRKDGTDTWGDNFVGFRSLMQVVN from the coding sequence ATGTTTATCTATAATGTTACAATAATGGTCAAATGGAGCATCCATGATGGATGGGTAAAATGGATGCAGGAAAAACATATTCCCGATGTAATGGCCACAGGATGTTTCGAAAAGTTTCAATTTGTACGTCTTTTAGATACAGATGAAACTGAAGGGCCCACTTATGCTACGCAGTATTATGCAGCATCAAAAGCAGATTATAATCGCTACATAGCGCAACATGCGCAAGTTTTGCGCAAAGACGGCACTGATACATGGGGTGATAATTTTGTAGGATTCCGCTCTTTAATGCAAGTTGTGAATTGA
- the xth gene encoding exodeoxyribonuclease III produces MRIISYNTNGIRAAINKGLLDWLKTDPADIICIQETKAHVSDIDAAAFEALGFHTYWFSAEKKGYSGVGVLTKQKPDQVIMGTGHAMSDQEGRVIRLDFGKTTLINAYFPSGTSGDERQTYKYQWLDEFFDFVQELRKTRPQIIVTGDYNIAHKEVDIHDPKGNKKSSGFLPDERAWMDKWVANGWVDSFRYLNPDATGAYSWWSQRFPSVRLQNKGWRIDYISVTDTLAKKLVAASIYPDVKHSDHCPIYCELKA; encoded by the coding sequence ATGCGCATCATCTCCTACAATACCAATGGTATTCGTGCAGCTATTAACAAAGGTTTACTTGATTGGCTGAAGACTGATCCTGCTGATATTATTTGTATTCAAGAAACAAAAGCACACGTATCAGATATTGATGCTGCAGCTTTTGAAGCATTAGGATTTCATACTTATTGGTTTTCTGCAGAAAAGAAAGGCTATAGTGGCGTAGGTGTGCTTACGAAGCAGAAACCAGATCAGGTGATTATGGGCACAGGCCATGCGATGAGTGATCAGGAGGGCAGAGTAATTCGCCTTGATTTTGGAAAGACAACCCTGATCAATGCCTATTTCCCATCTGGAACCAGTGGCGATGAAAGGCAAACCTATAAATACCAATGGCTGGATGAGTTCTTCGATTTTGTACAGGAACTGCGTAAAACCAGACCACAAATTATTGTAACAGGCGACTATAACATAGCACACAAAGAAGTAGATATTCATGATCCAAAAGGCAATAAAAAATCATCTGGCTTCTTACCTGATGAAAGAGCCTGGATGGACAAATGGGTTGCCAATGGTTGGGTAGATAGTTTCCGCTACCTTAACCCGGATGCTACAGGCGCTTACAGCTGGTGGAGTCAGCGCTTCCCGAGTGTACGATTGCAAAACAAGGGCTGGCGCATTGACTATATCAGCGTAACCGACACCCTGGCCAAAAAACTGGTGGCAGCGAGCATCTATCCTGATGTAAAACACAGTGATCACTGCCCAATTTATTGCGAATTAAAAGCTTAG
- a CDS encoding TIGR00730 family Rossman fold protein, whose translation MGKKHKIKRIIPSSESVYLDGPKPRINELGFAWEIFRQFIKGFRNLHFTGPCITVFGSARFKEEHKYYQAAMQFGKRIAELGFTTMTGGGPGIMEAANRGAFEHGGQSVGVNIQLPFEQHANPWVHKSFTLNYFFIRKVLLVKYSYAFIIMPGGWGTMDELFETLTLIQTKVINDFPVVIYGREYHKPLLDYIHLMEKEGTISPEDMNLLLVTDNIDEAMLHIQKYVRKNYQVKPRRKLWWLFEKR comes from the coding sequence ATGGGTAAGAAACATAAGATTAAGCGGATTATTCCGTCAAGCGAGTCAGTTTATTTAGATGGTCCAAAACCCAGAATTAATGAACTGGGATTTGCCTGGGAGATTTTCCGGCAATTCATTAAGGGCTTCAGAAACCTGCACTTTACCGGACCCTGTATTACGGTCTTTGGTTCTGCAAGATTTAAGGAGGAACATAAATATTATCAGGCTGCCATGCAGTTTGGTAAGCGTATTGCTGAGTTGGGCTTCACTACCATGACAGGTGGCGGTCCTGGCATTATGGAAGCGGCAAACAGAGGTGCATTTGAGCATGGCGGACAATCCGTAGGCGTGAATATTCAACTGCCTTTTGAACAACATGCCAATCCATGGGTGCACAAGTCATTTACACTCAATTATTTCTTCATTAGAAAAGTATTGCTTGTAAAGTATTCTTATGCATTCATCATCATGCCGGGTGGCTGGGGTACCATGGATGAATTGTTCGAAACACTCACCCTGATTCAAACCAAGGTGATTAACGATTTTCCGGTAGTCATTTATGGAAGAGAATACCATAAGCCATTGTTGGACTATATCCATTTAATGGAGAAAGAGGGTACAATCTCTCCAGAGGATATGAACTTACTCTTGGTTACTGATAATATTGATGAGGCCATGCTGCACATTCAGAAATACGTACGCAAGAATTATCAAGTTAAGCCAAGGCGAAAGCTCTGGTGGCTATTTGAAAAGCGCTGA
- a CDS encoding AsmA family protein, producing MPNLIKRLVRIAKWFLGIIVGLLLILVLIPYLFPERVSREVKQLANQHIEGKFDFGKVRLSFFSHFPALTLSLYDFSLKGSAPFEKDTLIAGHELAFGIHLMDLLRSKVTVDQFFITKADIHVQVNEAGAANYNVYKSGSDTSKTSSDSSSARLEIEHIVIQDSKLVYDDRSIPIRIAAEGLNYSGKGDLSKAIFDLHTSIDIANFDLNYDGTDYMKDKRVRGNLITQINTNSLAFIFQENKLRINKLPVEFNGKFEFLKNGYAMDFSLKSLETDLEDVLTALPPAYKQWLEDTRVKGYVDMNASLKGLYSTADNKAPDLAFNLKVRDGYIRYADAPMPLSKLFVNLETALPSLNTDSFRVQLDSISFQLEKDYFGGRIKTIGIDNPFVDMRIRSNIDLGNWDKALGIQQFDVSGQLKLAIDAQGQFMRRPDYKKIHPDTIITSIPAFNALAVLENGSFHYNTLPGKVEQIQLNLAVNCADSLYQHTRIALNNLSVKAGKNYLKAKAVIGNLAQTPVDASLDAQIQLQELQQFYPLEQIQLKGKLQANGLVKGNYQPEKKQFPLTTLEAKLTDGWIKTPYYPNPIEQIQVTTKVACPTTNTKDLSIDIPTASMLFEQSPFQLKANFADLTDIRYLLDANGVLNIGKIYQVFAIKGYDVNGTVIADVHLQGRQSDVLKKRYTQLNNSGSIRVKELDLRTDLYPMPLHIRNGVFSFVQDKLRFDAFQADYGQSDIQLNGSVSNLFAYILDQGALKGQFNFTSNKLLLDELMAYQGDTTATQTESTGVIMLPKNLELQLNALVQKASIQDIPLAQIKGAVLLKNGILQMKDAGFIMAGGQTTMNASYTPVTPLSANFDYHIQTADLDVQKAYKDIGLLREMMPAAKKAQGLISLDYQLAGRLGADMFPVMPSLKGAGVLSVKQVKVYGFKLFNAAAKASGKNDIKDPDLKDIQLKSTIRNNILTIERTRMRVAGFRPRVEGQVSLDGKLNLKFRLGLPPLGIFGIPMTVTGTKDNPIIKMKRDKSGQVLQETSDETEQ from the coding sequence ATGCCCAATCTCATCAAGAGATTGGTAAGAATAGCCAAATGGTTTCTTGGTATCATTGTAGGCCTCTTACTAATCTTAGTTTTAATCCCTTATCTCTTTCCCGAACGTGTTTCTCGGGAAGTGAAGCAGCTGGCTAATCAGCATATCGAAGGCAAGTTTGATTTTGGAAAAGTACGGCTGTCTTTTTTCAGCCATTTTCCTGCACTCACTTTGTCTTTGTATGATTTCAGTCTGAAAGGTTCTGCACCATTTGAAAAAGATACCCTGATAGCCGGGCATGAATTGGCTTTCGGTATTCACCTAATGGATCTGCTGCGCAGCAAAGTAACCGTTGATCAGTTCTTTATTACCAAAGCAGATATCCATGTTCAGGTAAATGAAGCCGGTGCTGCTAATTACAATGTCTATAAATCAGGGAGCGATACAAGTAAAACCAGTTCAGACAGTAGTTCTGCCAGGCTGGAAATAGAGCATATCGTGATTCAGGATAGTAAGCTGGTATATGATGACCGTTCTATCCCCATCCGCATTGCTGCTGAAGGGCTGAATTATTCCGGTAAAGGCGACCTGAGTAAAGCCATTTTCGATCTGCACACATCGATTGATATCGCCAATTTTGATCTCAACTACGATGGAACCGATTATATGAAAGATAAGCGGGTGCGGGGTAACCTGATTACACAAATCAATACCAATTCACTGGCTTTCATATTTCAGGAAAACAAATTACGCATCAATAAGCTACCTGTTGAGTTCAATGGCAAATTTGAATTTTTGAAGAATGGGTATGCTATGGATTTCAGTCTTAAATCGCTGGAAACAGATCTGGAAGATGTACTCACAGCTTTGCCGCCGGCATACAAGCAATGGCTGGAAGATACCCGTGTAAAGGGTTATGTGGACATGAATGCTTCACTAAAAGGTTTGTATAGTACTGCAGACAATAAAGCACCAGATCTTGCTTTTAATCTGAAAGTGCGCGACGGCTATATCCGTTATGCAGATGCACCCATGCCTTTGAGTAAACTATTTGTCAATCTGGAAACAGCCCTGCCTTCACTCAACACAGATAGCTTTCGCGTACAACTGGATTCCATTTCTTTTCAGTTAGAGAAAGACTATTTCGGTGGAAGGATCAAAACAATTGGTATCGATAACCCCTTTGTGGATATGCGTATCCGCTCAAATATTGATCTGGGCAACTGGGATAAAGCATTGGGTATACAACAGTTTGATGTGAGCGGGCAATTGAAGTTGGCTATTGATGCCCAAGGTCAATTTATGCGCAGACCCGATTACAAAAAAATACATCCTGATACCATCATTACCAGTATTCCCGCATTCAATGCATTAGCAGTTCTGGAAAATGGTAGTTTCCATTACAATACATTACCCGGTAAGGTGGAGCAGATTCAACTGAATCTTGCAGTCAACTGTGCCGATAGTCTTTACCAACACACACGTATCGCGCTCAATAATTTGTCTGTGAAAGCGGGTAAAAATTATCTCAAGGCAAAGGCTGTTATTGGCAATCTGGCTCAAACACCGGTAGATGCCAGTCTGGATGCACAAATTCAATTACAGGAATTGCAACAGTTTTATCCGCTTGAGCAAATACAGCTGAAAGGGAAACTGCAAGCGAATGGATTGGTCAAAGGCAACTATCAGCCTGAAAAAAAGCAATTCCCGCTCACAACACTTGAGGCAAAGCTTACAGACGGCTGGATTAAAACACCTTATTATCCCAACCCAATTGAGCAAATACAGGTAACAACTAAAGTGGCATGCCCTACTACCAATACCAAAGACCTCAGTATCGATATTCCTACTGCAAGTATGCTGTTTGAGCAATCACCCTTCCAGCTGAAAGCAAACTTTGCAGATCTTACAGATATCCGTTATTTACTTGATGCAAATGGGGTATTGAATATTGGTAAGATCTATCAGGTTTTTGCTATCAAGGGCTATGATGTTAATGGAACAGTGATTGCTGATGTGCATTTACAAGGCAGGCAAAGTGATGTACTCAAGAAGCGCTATACGCAATTGAATAATTCGGGTAGTATTCGTGTGAAGGAACTGGACTTGCGTACTGATTTATATCCGATGCCTTTACACATACGTAATGGCGTCTTCAGTTTTGTACAAGATAAATTACGCTTCGATGCTTTTCAGGCTGATTATGGACAAAGCGATATTCAGCTAAATGGATCAGTCTCAAATTTGTTTGCTTATATCTTGGATCAAGGTGCATTAAAAGGGCAATTCAATTTCACCTCTAACAAGCTCTTGCTAGATGAATTGATGGCCTATCAAGGCGATACAACTGCTACACAAACCGAGTCAACTGGCGTTATCATGCTTCCTAAGAATCTGGAGCTTCAGTTGAATGCATTGGTACAGAAGGCCTCCATACAAGACATTCCTTTGGCACAAATCAAAGGGGCAGTGTTATTGAAAAATGGGATACTGCAAATGAAAGATGCTGGCTTTATAATGGCTGGCGGACAAACTACGATGAATGCTAGCTACACACCAGTTACCCCACTAAGTGCCAATTTCGATTACCATATACAAACGGCAGATTTGGATGTACAAAAAGCATACAAAGATATTGGACTGCTGCGCGAAATGATGCCTGCAGCTAAGAAAGCACAAGGATTGATTTCGCTCGACTATCAACTAGCTGGTAGACTTGGTGCAGATATGTTTCCAGTAATGCCCTCACTGAAAGGTGCTGGTGTGTTGTCTGTGAAGCAGGTGAAAGTATATGGCTTTAAACTATTCAATGCTGCTGCGAAAGCTAGTGGCAAGAATGATATCAAAGACCCTGATCTGAAAGATATTCAGTTAAAGTCAACCATTCGCAACAATATCCTCACGATTGAGCGTACGCGTATGCGTGTTGCCGGTTTCAGACCAAGAGTTGAAGGACAGGTATCATTGGATGGTAAACTCAACCTTAAGTTCAGGCTTGGATTACCACCGCTCGGCATTTTTGGTATTCCTATGACAGTAACAGGAACCAAGGACAATCCCATCATTAAAATGAAGCGCGATAAATCCGGTCAGGTTTTGCAAGAAACTTCAGATGAAACGGAACAATAA
- the metH gene encoding methionine synthase — protein MPTTIKPYLRLSGLEPLIVRPETNFVNVGERTNVTGSKKFARLIKENKYEEALSVARQQVENGAQVLDVNMDDALLDGVQAMTTFLNLLQSEPDIARIPIMIDSSKFEIIEAGLKCVQGKCIVNSISMKEGEAKFIEQAFICKAFGASVIVMAFDEKGQADTKERKVEICHRAYKILTEQVGYDPQDIIFDPNIFAVATGLEEHNNYGVDFIEATREIKQLMPLTKVSGGVSNLSFSFRGNDHVREAMHAVFLFHAIKAGMDMGIVNAGQLQVYDEIEPQLRNLCEDVILNRNNDNNEATEKLIAFAETVKAKGKEEKKDEAWRSEPVEKRLAHALINGITEHIDADTEEARLKYPRPLDVIEGPLMDGMNIVGDLFGSGKMFLPQVVKSARVMKKAVAVLTPFIEAEKEERRAAHEAAGTTNTESAGAAKILLATVKGDVHDIGKNIVGVVLGCNGYDIIDMGVMVPADKILDTAEKENVDIIGLSGLITPSLDEMVHIAKEMKRRNMKQPLLIGGATTSRMHTAVKIAPEYANGVIHVLDASRSVTVAGSLLNKEQKGGFLTELKTEYTKLKESFDNKKSVKNYLPYADALQKKVAIDWANFQPVQPQFTGTKLMEGVSVETLRPYIDWKPFFIAWEMHGNFPDILNDAVVGAEATKLYNDANALLDRISKENWLTPKGVIGFWQAASDGDSVLVKNGSETTTLQFLRQQIQKAADQPNLSLADFIAPAAANKQDYIGAFAVTIHGIEPHVKAFEAQHDDYNKIMLQALADRLAEAFAEYLHEAVRKQYWGYVPDEALSNEALIKEAYQGIRPAPGYPACPDHTEKYKLFALLDATNQTGISLTESLAMFPASSVCGWYFAHPQSQYFGIGKIQRDQLEDYAKRKGMPLELVERWLSSNIE, from the coding sequence ATGCCAACAACAATCAAACCATACCTGCGCCTTTCCGGACTTGAACCACTAATTGTTCGCCCGGAGACCAATTTTGTAAACGTAGGTGAAAGAACCAATGTAACCGGTTCCAAGAAATTTGCACGCCTCATTAAAGAGAATAAATACGAAGAAGCTTTATCTGTTGCCCGCCAACAAGTAGAGAACGGTGCACAGGTATTAGATGTGAACATGGATGATGCACTACTGGATGGTGTACAAGCCATGACCACATTTCTGAACCTCTTGCAGAGCGAACCGGATATTGCCCGTATTCCGATCATGATCGATAGCTCTAAGTTTGAGATCATTGAAGCAGGATTGAAATGCGTGCAGGGTAAATGTATCGTGAACTCCATCTCCATGAAGGAAGGTGAAGCCAAATTCATTGAGCAAGCATTTATCTGTAAAGCATTTGGCGCATCGGTGATCGTGATGGCTTTTGATGAAAAAGGCCAGGCAGATACCAAAGAAAGAAAAGTAGAAATCTGCCACAGGGCGTATAAAATTCTGACGGAGCAAGTTGGCTACGATCCGCAAGACATCATTTTCGACCCCAATATTTTCGCTGTTGCCACAGGCTTGGAAGAGCACAACAACTATGGTGTTGATTTTATTGAAGCTACCCGCGAGATCAAACAATTGATGCCGCTGACCAAAGTAAGCGGTGGTGTCAGCAATCTTTCTTTCTCTTTCCGTGGTAACGACCATGTACGCGAAGCCATGCATGCGGTATTTCTCTTCCATGCCATCAAAGCCGGCATGGATATGGGTATTGTGAATGCGGGTCAACTCCAGGTTTATGATGAAATTGAACCACAGCTGCGCAATCTCTGCGAAGATGTGATCCTCAACCGCAATAACGACAACAACGAAGCCACTGAGAAACTGATTGCTTTTGCTGAAACCGTAAAAGCAAAAGGCAAGGAAGAAAAGAAAGATGAAGCTTGGCGTAGTGAGCCTGTTGAAAAACGATTAGCACACGCACTCATCAATGGTATTACTGAACATATTGATGCTGATACAGAAGAAGCCAGACTCAAATACCCCAGACCATTAGACGTGATTGAAGGTCCGCTCATGGATGGTATGAATATCGTGGGTGATCTCTTCGGCAGTGGTAAAATGTTTCTGCCGCAGGTAGTGAAGAGTGCACGTGTAATGAAGAAAGCTGTTGCTGTCTTAACACCTTTTATCGAGGCTGAGAAAGAAGAACGTCGCGCTGCACACGAAGCTGCAGGAACCACCAATACAGAAAGTGCAGGTGCAGCTAAGATTCTGCTCGCCACCGTAAAAGGTGATGTACACGATATTGGTAAGAACATCGTAGGTGTGGTATTGGGCTGTAATGGCTACGATATCATCGATATGGGTGTGATGGTGCCTGCCGATAAGATTTTGGATACAGCAGAAAAAGAAAATGTAGATATCATTGGCCTGAGTGGTTTGATTACACCTTCGCTGGATGAAATGGTCCATATTGCCAAAGAGATGAAGCGCCGCAACATGAAGCAGCCTTTGTTGATTGGTGGCGCTACTACTTCACGCATGCACACTGCAGTGAAAATTGCACCTGAATACGCCAATGGCGTGATACATGTATTGGACGCCAGCCGTAGCGTAACCGTTGCTGGTTCATTGCTGAATAAGGAACAGAAAGGTGGATTTCTAACTGAACTGAAAACAGAATACACCAAACTCAAAGAAAGTTTCGATAACAAGAAGTCTGTTAAGAACTATCTGCCCTACGCAGATGCTTTGCAAAAGAAAGTTGCGATTGATTGGGCGAACTTTCAACCAGTGCAGCCGCAATTTACCGGCACCAAATTAATGGAAGGTGTTAGTGTAGAAACACTGCGCCCATACATCGATTGGAAGCCATTTTTTATCGCTTGGGAAATGCATGGCAATTTCCCTGATATCCTGAATGATGCAGTTGTTGGCGCAGAAGCAACCAAATTGTACAATGATGCCAATGCTTTATTGGATAGAATCAGCAAAGAAAACTGGTTAACACCCAAAGGTGTGATTGGTTTCTGGCAGGCAGCCAGCGATGGGGATTCTGTACTAGTGAAAAATGGTAGTGAAACTACTACCCTGCAGTTCCTGCGCCAGCAGATTCAGAAAGCGGCAGATCAACCCAATTTATCATTGGCAGATTTCATTGCACCTGCAGCTGCAAACAAACAAGATTATATTGGTGCATTTGCTGTAACCATTCATGGCATTGAACCACATGTAAAAGCATTTGAAGCACAGCATGATGATTACAATAAAATCATGTTGCAAGCATTGGCTGATCGTTTGGCAGAAGCTTTTGCAGAATACCTGCACGAAGCTGTGCGTAAGCAATACTGGGGTTATGTACCTGACGAAGCGCTGAGCAATGAAGCTTTGATCAAAGAAGCATATCAGGGTATTCGTCCGGCACCGGGTTATCCTGCCTGTCCTGATCATACAGAGAAATACAAACTCTTTGCTTTACTGGATGCTACTAACCAAACAGGTATTTCATTAACAGAATCATTGGCTATGTTCCCCGCTTCTTCGGTGTGCGGTTGGTATTTTGCACATCCACAAAGCCAGTATTTTGGTATTGGTAAAATTCAACGCGATCAGCTGGAAGATTATGCTAAGCGAAAAGGCATGCCACTAGAATTAGTTGAACGCTGGTTAAGTTCAAACATCGAATAA
- a CDS encoding homocysteine S-methyltransferase family protein codes for MNIREELSKRILVIDGAMGTMIQRHKLEEADYRGERFQNWHCDVKGNNDLLCITNPRIIIDIHKQYLSAGADIIETNTFSSTFIAQADYDMQELAYELNVAAAQCAKTAVAEFFANGPVEGRTHAYVAGAIGPLNKTLSLSPDVNNPGFRAVTFDEVVKAYTEQIRGLVDGGADILLIETIFDTLNAKAAIFAIKQFFRETGKPELPIMISGTITDASGRTLSGQTLEAFYVSVMHAKPLSVGLNCALGAKEMRSHIEELSQIASCYVSAYPNAGLPNAMGEYDEEPHQTGHFLEEWAKEGFVNIVGGCCGTTPDHIRHIAQHVRTITPRPLPVVETAY; via the coding sequence ATGAACATCAGAGAAGAACTGAGTAAACGCATCCTGGTCATAGATGGTGCCATGGGCACTATGATCCAGCGGCACAAACTGGAAGAAGCCGATTACCGCGGCGAGCGTTTCCAAAATTGGCATTGCGATGTAAAAGGCAATAACGACTTGCTCTGCATCACCAATCCGCGCATCATCATCGATATCCATAAGCAATACTTGTCTGCAGGTGCCGATATCATCGAAACCAACACCTTCAGCAGCACCTTCATCGCGCAAGCAGATTATGATATGCAGGAGCTGGCTTATGAACTCAATGTAGCTGCTGCACAATGTGCAAAAACTGCTGTGGCTGAATTCTTTGCTAATGGTCCAGTTGAAGGCAGAACCCACGCTTATGTAGCAGGTGCTATCGGTCCGCTCAACAAAACACTGAGCCTTTCACCAGACGTCAACAATCCCGGCTTCCGTGCAGTTACTTTTGATGAAGTAGTAAAAGCTTATACAGAACAAATTCGCGGACTGGTTGACGGTGGTGCAGATATTTTATTGATTGAAACCATCTTCGATACCCTCAACGCCAAAGCAGCCATCTTCGCTATCAAGCAATTCTTCCGCGAAACAGGTAAGCCTGAGCTGCCGATCATGATCAGCGGTACCATCACCGATGCATCGGGTAGAACATTGAGCGGACAAACACTTGAAGCTTTCTATGTATCTGTGATGCACGCCAAACCATTGAGTGTTGGTCTCAACTGTGCACTCGGTGCCAAGGAAATGCGCAGCCATATTGAGGAACTCTCGCAGATCGCATCATGCTATGTATCTGCTTATCCCAATGCCGGTTTACCTAACGCCATGGGCGAATATGATGAAGAACCGCATCAAACTGGTCATTTCTTAGAAGAATGGGCCAAAGAAGGCTTTGTAAATATTGTAGGTGGTTGCTGCGGTACTACGCCCGACCATATTCGCCACATCGCACAGCATGTGCGCACCATTACACCAAGACCATTACCTGTTGTAGAAACTGCTTATTAG
- a CDS encoding YceI family protein, with the protein MGLLLMAATTTVQAQVLQTKAGQIRFFSSTPTEDIEATNNQAVSKLDTKTGAMQFMVLIKGFRFENELMQQHFNDDYLESSKFPKGEFKGKITNIAAINFAKDGTYPATAEGDLIIHGVTKKTKATGSITITKGKVSLKSVFKIKITDFNISGSEIGKAIAKELEITVTAAY; encoded by the coding sequence ATGGGCCTGCTACTGATGGCCGCTACAACAACCGTTCAGGCACAGGTTTTACAGACGAAAGCCGGACAAATCCGCTTCTTTTCTTCTACCCCAACTGAAGACATTGAAGCCACTAATAACCAAGCCGTATCCAAGCTGGATACAAAGACCGGCGCCATGCAGTTTATGGTGCTCATTAAAGGTTTTCGCTTTGAAAATGAATTGATGCAGCAGCACTTCAACGATGATTACCTGGAGAGCAGTAAGTTCCCCAAGGGTGAGTTCAAAGGCAAGATCACCAATATCGCTGCCATCAATTTCGCGAAAGACGGTACTTATCCTGCCACTGCAGAAGGTGATTTGATTATCCATGGTGTAACCAAGAAAACCAAAGCAACCGGTAGCATTACCATTACCAAGGGTAAAGTTTCCCTCAAGAGTGTGTTCAAGATTAAGATAACAGATTTCAATATCAGCGGCAGCGAGATCGGCAAAGCCATCGCCAAAGAGCTGGAAATCACTGTTACAGCAGCATATTAA